One region of Daphnia pulicaria isolate SC F1-1A chromosome 7, SC_F0-13Bv2, whole genome shotgun sequence genomic DNA includes:
- the LOC124349632 gene encoding uncharacterized protein LOC124349632 isoform X2 produces the protein MDGVIILLLSVMAVQVGSSAQHQSGLPRAGLIRPSSVAYANHRRSWPPNSLTYDERDGESYQSGGDGHNRFAQLKKKMSKWLKKREKNKKSEQEAFDPDNMVIVLDAATPAFDQQFSANGSIPDDGCDSNSVRFDDGQCYLLLGREPCKDPRHWVTVDSSTYKGRCTPRLCGRDRVFVVRTGLCHDIYDTSECRGGRRLYYSQYGKPVCDCPIGHYPFPYPQDNCVRLFTQGPCPYGQVLSINSLGDLSCMASQCSAKPPPTYYRLDNYPPEEQRPMLANENGDCYELGSTDSCSSYGYAPTNKVLGYDVVKRQSECVDVGDAWSPYFNSQEENELLDTVYDQFTPEYDFFRIWLVYQGLQLEEAVKPGKKKKKKKVVNGNYQKRQDTFGIFQVPGGRIPLLNPSRSGYRVGKGTNPIVPERVRRDLSIRQAVKPAISTNCSGNQAFIAATGQCQNRFF, from the exons ATGGATGGCGTGATTATTTTGCTCTTGTCAGTGATGGCCGTTCAAGTAGGATCCAGTGCCCAGCATCAAAGTGGTTTACCCCGCGCAGGATTAATTCGTCCATCGTCAGTCGCATACGCGAACCACAGGAGATCATGGCCACCAAATTCCCTGACGTACGACGAAAGGGATGGGGAATCGTATCAAAGCGGAGGCGACGGACACAACCGATTTgctcaattgaaaaagaaaatgtcgaaatggttgaagaagagagagaagaataagaaatcgGAACAAGAAGCCTTCGATCCGGACAACATGGTCATAGTACTGGACGCAGCCACCCCCGCCTTCGATCAACAGTTTTCGGCCAACGGATCGATTCCGGACGACGGATGCGACTCTAATTCAGTGCGGTTCGACGACGGCCAATGCTACCTTCTGCTGGGGAGGGAACCCTGCAAGGACCCAAGACATTGGGTCACGGTTGACTCATCCACATACAAG GGGCGGTGCACTCCGCGCCTTTGCGGAAGAGACAGGGTTTTTGTTGTACGAACGGGACTTTGTCACGACATCTACGACACATCAGAGTGCCGGGGAGGCCGTCGTCTTTACTATTCCCAATACGGAAAACCGGTCTGCGATTGTCCGATCGGTCACTATCCATTCCCGTACCCTCAGGACAATTGCGTCCGACTTTTTACCCAAG gACCCTGTCCCTACGGCCAAGTGTTGTCTATAAACTCGTTGGGTGATTTGAGTTGCATGGCATCTCAGTGCTCGGCTAAACCGCCGCCCACCTATTACAGGCTGGACAATTATCCGCCCGAGGAGCAGAGGCCAATGCTGGCGAACGAAAACGGGGATTGTTACGAATTAGGATCGACTGATTCTTGTTCGAGTTACGGCTACGCCCCCACTAACAAGGTGCTGGGATACGACGTTGTCAAGCGCCAGTCCGAGTGCGTGGACGTCGGTGATGCTTGGTCGCCCTATTTCAATTCGCAGGAGGAAAACGAATTACTCGACACCGTCTAcgaccagttcacgccagagtacgactTTTTCCGTATCTGGCTCGTCTACCAGGGTCTCCAGCTGGAAGAGGCGGTGAAACctggcaaaaagaagaagaagaagaaggtcgtCAATGGCAATTACCAAAAGAGGCAAGACACTTTTGGCATTTTTCAAGTTCCCGGCGGCAGAATTCCGCTACTGAATCCTAGTCGATCTGGATACAGAGTAGGTAAAGGCACCAATCCCATCGT GCCCGAACGAGTTCGAAGAGATCTTTCAATCAGACAAGCTGTCAAGCCCGCCATTTCAACCAACTGTAGTGGAAATCAAGCGTTCATCGCTGCAACTGGTCAATGtcaaaatcgttttttttag
- the LOC124349740 gene encoding uncharacterized protein LOC124349740 isoform X2, whose protein sequence is MECVPLSLLAALLLSIAVSSSAKQQSFLPGNSTLSSVAPKITSKTLLLSPELFQHKKITDRSFKSNDIDEEPNTFNRLRKKMKKWLKKEEEKEVQNLVVIPRDPTPMIDQSFPTSGSIPEDGCDSTSVRFDDGNCYPLMGRKPCGDPTLYVTVDPYTFKGRCTKRRCGRERVYVPRTGLCHDIYDESECTGGRRLYYSPYGDAVCDCPIGEYPFPYPRSDCVALFTQGPCPYGQVVNMTSDGSMRCMKSNCPTIYESDEFSSKLWKQKQMVPASDGKCYELGSAGPCSNDDETSSLLGFDILKNKLVCVDITDPSSPYFYSKEENDLLDSVFDGVYQE, encoded by the exons ATGGAGTGCGTTCCATTAAGTCTGTTGGCAGCTTTGCTGTTATCAATTGCAGTTTCCTCTAGTGCCAAGCAGCAGAGTTTCTTACCAGGAAACAGTACACTATCGTCGGTGGCACCCAAAATTACCAGCAAGACTTTATTATTGTCTCCGGAACTGTTTCAACATAAGAAGATAACGGACAGATCCTTCAAAAGCAACGACATCGACGAGGAACCGAACACATTCAATCGactgagaaagaaaatgaaaaagtggttgaaaaaagaagaggaaaaggaAGTGCAAAATTTGGTAGTTATACCCCGTGACCCTACACCCATGATCGATCAGTCATTCCCCACATCAGGATCGATCCCGGAAGACGGATGCGACTCCACTTCCGTGCGGTTCGACGACGGAAACTGCTATCCACTGATGGGAAGGAAACCTTGCGGTGACCCTACACTCTACGTCACTGTCGATCCTTATACATTCAAG GGACGATGCACTAAGCGCCGTTGCGGAAGAGAAAGGGTCTATGTCCCTCGTACGGGACTTTGTCACGACATTTACGACGAATCCGAGTGCACGGGAGGCCGGCGACTTTACTATTCACCTTATGGAGATGCTGTATGCGATTGTCCCATTGGAGAGTATCCATTCCCGTACCCTCGGAGTGATTGTGTTGCGCTTTTTACCCAAG GACCCTGTCCCTACGGGCAAGTGGTAAACATGACTTCTGACGGCTCTATGAGATGCATGAAATCCAATTGCCCCACAATCTACGAGAGCGATGAATTTTCTTCGAAGCTTTGGAAGCAGAAGCAAATGGTACCGGCCAGTGACGGGAAATGCTACGAATTGGGCTCAGCCGGCCCATGCTCAAATGATGACGAGACATCTTCGCTGTTGGGTTTCGACATTTTGAAGAACAAATTGGTGTGCGTCGACATCACCGATCCTTCGTCACCTtatttctattcaaaagaagaaaatgatttacTCGACAGCGTTTTCGACGGCGTCTACCAGGAGTAA
- the LOC124349450 gene encoding uncharacterized protein LOC124349450, which produces MALTARTFFVLVSIVLHEFFITATFQLQSTSPNSSSLPLPVPLPAPSVVGSKNQFVIRKCCGPGQLYNYNAAEDIPDADRCVKFSVSSSHRQSPAVKKSREIFLGSKQSFPPGYGVEDVQVNPGFPRSCTPDAWDFLEPELRMGDLFYALSSGQLLVPHQFYFLEFDSYCIEDYADERNVTKARRMAFMCFMETQKFPSTAIDSSGKLRLDFVKSEEYAELFASKFNGRRVIRKCCRQNSTLDSTSEFNGRPRCRENQGLVTPFFENLQLKDNSTNLFFRFGYANCSYPTRTKQFQLNSNGSLEIMVDNTIANSSNLLVSIEDYCVDDMVEFSYVTGLPFTSAYALYCPGEEPTLIESEFTDELTELPSTDAPFTDPPFTEPTFTDTTISEPESNYSNNEDQSDNSTSITIPKCCPPGHVMSEEYTCQPLWWWPSEQYGDEFTEPAVIVSGSINSDFTAYHSNWSVIFVPDPTFNGSCKPNQLQQPIPLFAENSQITPIFLNDSKGGVSLSLHTFIENYWDVKSQVHSFCVDQLLFKQEREVYYNPQVFHCLTIESFKSHRPVILLISTVGLLATFIIYLLVPASGSAKMVITAFKGKKSGGRSRKTTMAMMLTGRILLCHVISLALAFICLAIGQLKLVESGESSCVALGYITYWAFIASFSWLTVYCFDYYHIFNGSFKVTNDGLFIPYSAFGWGVPFLAMIITIIAQFQSTSMGISGAFNPNFGYDRCWFPDESSSALILFFYVPVGVLLLLDIFFFLSLMFNANLMHCWQRQQDVAIRSNRKSSSDSKEQEDLKMAVKLFFITGIPWIFELIGYLAVRLDGLNLSRYYFFEFCVIINTSRGVFIFVNFILLNRDVRNFLWSRVKIISKRETLGGVNVTRDTHTDNDLSTSNATTQISSVPCSQTISSVENAQCDEHSFL; this is translated from the exons ATGGCGTTAACCGCGAGAACTTTTTTCGTCCTCGTTTCAATTGTGTTGCATGAGTTTTTCATCACAGCGACGTTCCAGTTGCAATCTACTTCGCCAAATTCGTCGAGCCTGCCATTACCAGTGCCACTTCCGGCCCCGTCTGTCGTTGG GTCGAAAAACCAGTTCGTGATACGAAAATGTTGTGGCCCAGGACAATTATACAATTATAATGCGGCGGAAGATATACCAGATGCCGATCGTTGCGTCAAGTTTTCGGTCAGCAGCAGCCATCGGCAATCACCAGCGGTTAAAAAATCACGCGAAATTTTCTTGGGATCCAAACAAAGTTTTCCACCAGGATACGGCGTTGAAGATGTCCAAGTCAATCCAGGATTTCCGCGCAGTTGCACGCCGGATGCTTGGGATTTTTTAGAACCTGAGCTCAGAATGGGCGATCTCTTCTACGCCCTTTCTTCCGGACAGTTGTTAGTTCCTCATCAGTTTTACTTCTTGGAATTCGACAGCTATTGCATCGAAGACTATGCGGACGAAAGAAACGTCACCAAG GCGAGAAGAATGGCCTTCATGTGTTTTATGGAAACCCAAAAATTCCCCTCAACTGCTATCGACAGCTCTGGAAAATTGAGACTGGATTTCGTCAAATCTGAAGAATATGCGGAACTGTTTGcatcaaaattcaatggaaGGAGAGTGATCCGGAAATGCTGCCgtcaaaattcaactttagaCAGTACTTCTGAATTTAATGGCAGGCCCAGATGCAGGGAAAATCAAGGACTTGTGACGCCCTTCTTTGAAAATCTCCAATTGAAAGACAACTCGACCAATTTATTCTTCCGCTTTGGCTATGCCAATTGCTCCTACCCAACTCGTACCAAGCAATTCCAATTGAACTCGAACGGTAGTTTGGAAATCATGGTGGATAACACAATCGCCAACTCAAGCAATCTACTAGTCTCTATAGAAGATTACTGTGTGGACGACATGGTAGAGTTTAGTTATGTCACCGGTTTACCTTTTACTTCAGCCTACGCCTTGTACTGCCCCGGTGAAGAACCAACTTTAATCGAATCAGAATTCACTGATGAATTGACTGAATTGCCATCTACCGATGCGCCATTCACTGATCCGCCATTCACTGAACCAACATTTACCGATACAACTATTAGTGAACCCGAGTCTAATTACTCAAACAACGAAGATCAATCGGATAATTCGACTTCAATCACCATACCCAAATGTTGTCCACCTGGGCACGTAATGAGTGAAGAATATACctgtcagcctctatggtggtGGCCCAGCGAACAATATGGAGACGAATTTACTGAACCAGCTGTAATTGTATCAGGATCCATTAACTCTGATTTTACGGCCTATCACAGCAATTGGAGCGTCATCTTCGTTCCCGACCCAACGTTCAATGGTTCTTGCAAACCCAACCAACTTCAACAACCGATTCCCTTGTTTGCCGAAAATTCTCAAATTACTCCAATATTTCTAAATGATTCAAAAGGTGGAGTTTCCCTTTCACTCCACACGTTCATTGAAAATTACTGGGACGTCAAGTCGCAAGTTCATTCGTTTTGTGTGGACCAATTACTTTTCAAACAAGAGCGGGAAGTTTATTATAACCCCCAAGTTTTCCATTGCCTTACCATTGAGTCTTTTAAGAGTCATCGTCCAGTAATTCTGCTGATTTCTACTGTGGGTTTATTGGcgacatttattatttatttactcgTTCCAGCTTCAG GTTCTGCCAAAATGGTTATAACTGCTtttaaaggaaagaaaagtggtggaagaagtagaaaaactACAATGGCCATGATGTTAACCGGGCGTATTTTACTTTGTCACGTCATATCATTGGCATTG GCATTTATTTGCTTGGCGATTGGCCAACTAAAGCTGGTCGAATCAGGTGAAAGCTCCTGTGTCGCCCTCG GCTACATTACTTACTGGGCGTTTATAGCCTCTTTCTCCTGGCTGACAGTGTACTGTTTTGATTACTACCACATCTTTAA CGGATCCTTTAAGGTCACCAACGATGGGTTATTCATCCCGTATTCAGCATTTGGATGGGGTGTTCCTTTCTTGGCAATGATCATCACAATCATCGCACAATTTCAATCTACGTCGATGGGTATCTCTGGCGCTTTCAATCCCAACTTTGGTTACGACCGCTGTTGGTTTCCTGACG aAAGCTCGTCAGCGCTAATACTCTTCTTTTACGTTCCTGTTGGCGTTCTCCTATTGCTTgacatctttttcttcctgaGTCTGATGTTCAATGCCAACCTGATGCATTGTTGGCAAAGACAACAAGACGTGGCTATCCGTTCTAATCGAAAGAGTTCTTCAGATTCAAAAGAGCAGGAAGA TTTGAAAATGGCGGTCAAACTATTTTTCATCACCGGAATTCCTTGGATCTTCGAATTGATTGGATATCTGGCAGTAAGATTGGACGGCTTAAACTTGAGTCGGTATTATTTCTTTGAGTTCTGCGTCATTATCAACACCTCGCGCGGAGTCTTCATTTTCgtgaattttattcttttgaatcGAGACGTTCGAAATTTCTTGTGGTCCCGCGTCAAAATCATTTCCAAACGAGAAACGCTTGGCGGCGTCAATGTGACTCGTGACACGCATACCGACAATGATCTTTCCACGTCCAATGCAACCACACAGATATCGTCCGTCCCTTGTTCCCAAACAATTTCCAGCGTCGAAAATGCACAATGTGACGAGCATAGCTTTTTATAA
- the LOC124349632 gene encoding uncharacterized protein LOC124349632 isoform X3, translating to MDGVILNLLATLLLSVALSSSAQQQNLLPGNVTEVIQSSVVAKIASKTSSTPKLTPHKITDKSYEKKNQNTFSQLNKKMKKWLKTKKEKTFHVENIVIISDPPTPAIDQTFPTKGSIPDDGCDSSSVRFEDGKCYPLMGRQPCGDPQQWVTVDPKTFKGRCTPRLCGRDRVFVVRTGLCHDIYDTSECRGGRRLYYSQYGKPVCDCPIGHYPFPYPQDNCVRLFTQGPCPYGQVLSINSLGDLSCMASQCSAKPPPTYYRLDNYPPEEQRPMLANENGDCYELGSTDSCSSYGYAPTNKVLGYDVVKRQSECVDVGDAWSPYFNSQEENELLDTVYDQFTPEYDFFRIWLVYQGLQLEEAVKPGKKKKKKKVVNGNYQKRQDTFGIFQVPGGRIPLLNPSRSGYRVGKGTNPIVPERVRRDLSIRQAVKPAISTNCSGNQAFIAATGQCQNRFF from the exons ATGGATGGCGTAATTTTAAATCTATTGGCCACTTTGCTGTTGTCAGTTGCGCTTTCTTCTAGCGCCCAACAGCAGAATCTCTTACCGGGAAACGTAACAGAAGTGATCCAATCGTCGGTGGTAGCCAAAATTGCCAGCAAGACCTCGTCGACTCCGAAACTGACCCCGCATAAAATAACGGACAAATCctacgaaaagaaaaaccagaaCACATTTTCTCAGctgaacaagaaaatgaagaaatggttgaaaaccaaaaaggaaaaaacgttCCATGTGGAAAATATAGTAATCATTAGCGACCCACCTACACCAGCCATCGATCAGACGTTTCCCACCAAAGGATCGATCCCGGACGACGGCTGCGACTCCAGTTCCGTGCGGTTCGAGGACGGAAAATGCTACCCACTGATGGGAAGACAACCTTGCGGTGACCCACAACAGTGGGTCACTGTCGATCCTAAAACATTCAAg GGGCGGTGCACTCCGCGCCTTTGCGGAAGAGACAGGGTTTTTGTTGTACGAACGGGACTTTGTCACGACATCTACGACACATCAGAGTGCCGGGGAGGCCGTCGTCTTTACTATTCCCAATACGGAAAACCGGTCTGCGATTGTCCGATCGGTCACTATCCATTCCCGTACCCTCAGGACAATTGCGTCCGACTTTTTACCCAAG gACCCTGTCCCTACGGCCAAGTGTTGTCTATAAACTCGTTGGGTGATTTGAGTTGCATGGCATCTCAGTGCTCGGCTAAACCGCCGCCCACCTATTACAGGCTGGACAATTATCCGCCCGAGGAGCAGAGGCCAATGCTGGCGAACGAAAACGGGGATTGTTACGAATTAGGATCGACTGATTCTTGTTCGAGTTACGGCTACGCCCCCACTAACAAGGTGCTGGGATACGACGTTGTCAAGCGCCAGTCCGAGTGCGTGGACGTCGGTGATGCTTGGTCGCCCTATTTCAATTCGCAGGAGGAAAACGAATTACTCGACACCGTCTAcgaccagttcacgccagagtacgactTTTTCCGTATCTGGCTCGTCTACCAGGGTCTCCAGCTGGAAGAGGCGGTGAAACctggcaaaaagaagaagaagaagaaggtcgtCAATGGCAATTACCAAAAGAGGCAAGACACTTTTGGCATTTTTCAAGTTCCCGGCGGCAGAATTCCGCTACTGAATCCTAGTCGATCTGGATACAGAGTAGGTAAAGGCACCAATCCCATCGT GCCCGAACGAGTTCGAAGAGATCTTTCAATCAGACAAGCTGTCAAGCCCGCCATTTCAACCAACTGTAGTGGAAATCAAGCGTTCATCGCTGCAACTGGTCAATGtcaaaatcgttttttttag
- the LOC124349632 gene encoding uncharacterized protein LOC124349632 isoform X1, translated as MDGVILNLLATLLLSVALSSSAQQQNLLPGNVTEVIQSSVVAKIASKTSSTPKLTPHKITDKSYEKKNQNTFSQLNKKMKKWLKTKKEKTFHVENIVIISDPPTPAIDQTFPTKGSIPDDGCDSSSVRFEDGKCYPLMGRQPCGDPQQWVTVDPKTFKGRCVPRICGRDRVFVVRTGLCHDIFDKSECQGGRRLYYSPYGDPVCDCPVGEYPFPYPKSDCVALFTQGPCPYGQVVAISSDNSLSCKASKCPPTYDSYSNSNSKPKQMVPTSDGKCYELGTAGPCSSYDDTSSLLGLNMLKNELECVDVTDPWSPYFFSQEENDLLDSVFNQFYPEYDFFRIYLVYQGLQHENELKYGKKKKGSKQHPRRQGGTSISVPSNPPIRPGNGQGKGNSKLVPQPPNRGTNQAVKPAKPTGCTGGQTFNPSTGSCASRG; from the exons ATGGATGGCGTAATTTTAAATCTATTGGCCACTTTGCTGTTGTCAGTTGCGCTTTCTTCTAGCGCCCAACAGCAGAATCTCTTACCGGGAAACGTAACAGAAGTGATCCAATCGTCGGTGGTAGCCAAAATTGCCAGCAAGACCTCGTCGACTCCGAAACTGACCCCGCATAAAATAACGGACAAATCctacgaaaagaaaaaccagaaCACATTTTCTCAGctgaacaagaaaatgaagaaatggttgaaaaccaaaaaggaaaaaacgttCCATGTGGAAAATATAGTAATCATTAGCGACCCACCTACACCAGCCATCGATCAGACGTTTCCCACCAAAGGATCGATCCCGGACGACGGCTGCGACTCCAGTTCCGTGCGGTTCGAGGACGGAAAATGCTACCCACTGATGGGAAGACAACCTTGCGGTGACCCACAACAGTGGGTCACTGTCGATCCTAAAACATTCAAg GGACGGTGTGTTCCGCGCATTTGCGGAAGAGATAGGGTCTTTGTCGTTCGCACGGGACTTTGTCACGACATCTTCGACAAATCAGAGTGCCAAGGAGGCCGGCGACTTTACTATTCCCCATACGGAGATCCCGTGTGCGATTGTCCCGTCGGAGAGTATCCATTCCCGTACCCTAAGAGTGATTGCGTCGCGCTTTTTACCCAAG GACCCTGTCCCTACGGACAAGTGGTGGCCATCAGTTCCGACAATTCGTTGAGTTGCAAGGCCTCCAAATGCCCCCCAACCTACGACAGTTATTCCAATTCCAATTCGAAGCCCAAGCAAATGGTGCCGACCAGCGACGGGAAATGTTACGAACTCGGCACGGCAGGCCCGTGTTCGAGTTACGACGACACATCTTCGCTGTTGGGTCTCAACATGTTGAAGAACGAATTGGAGTGCGTCGACGTCACCGATCCTTGGTCGCCGTATTTCTTTTCCCAGGAAGAAAACGATCTGCTGGACAGCGTTTTCAACCAGTTCTATCCCGAGTACGACTTCTTCCGAATCTACCTGGTCTACCAGGGTCTGCAGCACGAAAACGAATTGAAATacggcaagaagaagaagggctcTAAGCAACACCCAAGAAGACAAGGCGGAACATCAATCAGCGTACCTTCCAACCCGCCTATTCGGCCTGGAAATGGACAAGGAAAAGGCAACTCGAAATTAGT ACCCCAGCCGCCGAACCGTGGTACGAATCAAGCAGTCAAGCCAGCTAAACCAACCGGCTGCACAGGAGGTCAAACGTTCAACCCTTCAACTGGTTCTTGTGCAAGTCGTGGTTAA
- the LOC124348413 gene encoding uncharacterized protein LOC124348413 translates to MARVVHQRFTSRFHFRIPTHSTGIVTDFSRLTSLLFLNFYFHPVYSAFDWGFIQSWQRLLQDRTLLVDGDGCLRYYQSQLWARSLSGKTTQDGTCVLISERILYSEEQEISSSHIWLQDWTALIYKQSQDYKKTNRLTKVWTTASCGVQHIIRQVNRQHKSSTSSPSVEHITSGEA, encoded by the exons ATGGCTCGCGTTGTCCATCAACGCTTTACATCGAGATTCCACTTCCGGATACCAACCCACTCAACCGGAATAGTGACAGACTTCAGCAGATTAACATCTCTTCtatttctcaatttttattttcatcccgTATATTCAGCGTTCGATTGGGGTTTTATCCAATCTTGGCAACGATTACTACAAGATCGCACGCTTTTGGTAGACGGCGATGGGTGTCTCCGATACTATCAATCCCAACTTTGGGCGCGATCGCTGTCAG GAAAAACAACACAAGATGGTACGTGCGTTCTAATAAGTGAAAGAATTCTCTACTCTGAAGAGCAGGAGA TTTCGTCATCGCATATCTGGCTTCAAGATTGGACGGCTCTAATTTATAAG CAGAGTCAGGACTACAAGAAAACCAATCGATTAACAAAAGTGTGGACAACTGCATCGTGTGGCGTCCAGCATATCATTCGACAAGTCAACCGCCAGCACAAATCATCCACCAGCAGTCCCAGCGTTGAACACATCACCTCCGGAGAAGCTTGA
- the LOC124349827 gene encoding uncharacterized protein LOC124349827 isoform X2: MNNSSHQPHPDNVVLDKDGHVYNPIDLDDNFLIVTKFVCCSIGIPLNVTIAFTIIHRRRLHRKPRNIFLLGIIFSYLTFFVPSVIKLIYWGLYPIESVCHGYVAVVGVPQGLVLLNMILALIDRIIAPLRCEVCLLHVKIVLIILSVLSVACTVMNFIVYQQTKALLAESRRLTSATTNKTIDNDVQAEWVELGIAGIESQNFRASSGSSSLNDHSSQVKSMSIHVDKTRISQIELEATRTLITGVTSLIVTALPPTVFVSVFLGCQLVLGGMECSSLNWLSPYMIELGVIHAVYNPLIFIARNKELRTALTCQMYKG; this comes from the exons ATGAACAACAGCAGCCATCAACCCCATCCAGACAACGTTGTTCTCGACAAGGACGGACACGTGTACAACCCCATCGATCTCGACGACAACTTCCTCATCGTCACGAAATTCGTCTGCTGCTCCATCGGCATACCTCTCAACGTGACGATAGCGTTCACCATTATCCACCGCCGGCGCTTGCACAGGAAACCGCGCAACATTTTCCTGCTGGGCATCATCTTCTCCTACTTGACGTTTTTCGTTCCGTCCGTCATCAAATTGATTTACTGGGGACTCTATCCCATCGAATCGGTTTGCCACGGTTACGTCGCCGTCGTCGGCGTCCCGCAGGGTCTCGTTTTATTGAACATGATCCTGGCCCTGATTGACAG GATTATCGCTCCTCTCCGCTGCGAGGTCTGCCTCCTCCACGTCAAAATCGTTTTGATCATCTTGTCCGTCTTGTCCGTCGCCTGCACCGTCATGAATTTCATCGTCTACCAGCAAACGAAAGCTCTGCTCGCCGAATCTCGCCGGCTCACCTCGGCGACGACCAACAAAACGATTGACAACGACGTCCAGGCGGAATGGGTCGAATTGGGGATCGCCGGAATCGAATCGCAGAACTTTAGGGCCTCGTCCGGAAGTAGTTCGTTGAACGATCATTCCTCCCAGGTCAAGTCCATGTCCATCCACGTGGATAAGACGAGAATCAGTCAGATCGAACTGGAGGCCACTCGCACTCTGATTACCGGAGTCACGTCGCTCATTGTTACGGCTTTACCTCCGACCGTATTCGTGTCGGTTTTCCTGGGCTGCCAGCTCGTCCTTGGCGGAATGGAGTGCAGCAGTCTCAATTGGTTGTCGCCCTACATGATCGAATTGGGAGTGATTCACGCCGTTTACAATCCGCTGATATTTATCGCCAGGAACAAGGAATTGAGAACGGCTCTAACGTGTCAAATGTACAAAGGCTAA
- the LOC124349827 gene encoding uncharacterized protein LOC124349827 isoform X1 gives MNNSSHQPHPDNVVLDKDGHVYNPIDLDDNFLIVTKFVCCSIGIPLNVTIAFTIIHRRRLHRKPRNIFLLGIIFSYLTFFVPSVIKLIYWGLYPIESVCHGYVAVVGVPQGLVLLNMILALIDRYLAINRPLLHRDKMTVRLATITVIVSSLFVILLLKFLFLARIIAPLRCEVCLLHVKIVLIILSVLSVACTVMNFIVYQQTKALLAESRRLTSATTNKTIDNDVQAEWVELGIAGIESQNFRASSGSSSLNDHSSQVKSMSIHVDKTRISQIELEATRTLITGVTSLIVTALPPTVFVSVFLGCQLVLGGMECSSLNWLSPYMIELGVIHAVYNPLIFIARNKELRTALTCQMYKG, from the coding sequence ATGAACAACAGCAGCCATCAACCCCATCCAGACAACGTTGTTCTCGACAAGGACGGACACGTGTACAACCCCATCGATCTCGACGACAACTTCCTCATCGTCACGAAATTCGTCTGCTGCTCCATCGGCATACCTCTCAACGTGACGATAGCGTTCACCATTATCCACCGCCGGCGCTTGCACAGGAAACCGCGCAACATTTTCCTGCTGGGCATCATCTTCTCCTACTTGACGTTTTTCGTTCCGTCCGTCATCAAATTGATTTACTGGGGACTCTATCCCATCGAATCGGTTTGCCACGGTTACGTCGCCGTCGTCGGCGTCCCGCAGGGTCTCGTTTTATTGAACATGATCCTGGCCCTGATTGACAGGTATTTGGCCATCAACCGCCCGCTGTTGCACAGGGACAAAATGACGGTGCGCTTGGCGACTATCACCGTTATCGTCAGCTCCTTGTTTGTTATCCTGCTCCTGAAATTCCTTTTCCTAGCCAGGATTATCGCTCCTCTCCGCTGCGAGGTCTGCCTCCTCCACGTCAAAATCGTTTTGATCATCTTGTCCGTCTTGTCCGTCGCCTGCACCGTCATGAATTTCATCGTCTACCAGCAAACGAAAGCTCTGCTCGCCGAATCTCGCCGGCTCACCTCGGCGACGACCAACAAAACGATTGACAACGACGTCCAGGCGGAATGGGTCGAATTGGGGATCGCCGGAATCGAATCGCAGAACTTTAGGGCCTCGTCCGGAAGTAGTTCGTTGAACGATCATTCCTCCCAGGTCAAGTCCATGTCCATCCACGTGGATAAGACGAGAATCAGTCAGATCGAACTGGAGGCCACTCGCACTCTGATTACCGGAGTCACGTCGCTCATTGTTACGGCTTTACCTCCGACCGTATTCGTGTCGGTTTTCCTGGGCTGCCAGCTCGTCCTTGGCGGAATGGAGTGCAGCAGTCTCAATTGGTTGTCGCCCTACATGATCGAATTGGGAGTGATTCACGCCGTTTACAATCCGCTGATATTTATCGCCAGGAACAAGGAATTGAGAACGGCTCTAACGTGTCAAATGTACAAAGGCTAA